The following proteins come from a genomic window of Phycisphaeraceae bacterium:
- a CDS encoding deoxyribonuclease IV — protein MRFGSHLSVAGGVANAVREAVELGLESVQVFTANQRQWAPKPPSEAQIAEWFDALREAGWGDPDDIRVVSHNSYLVNLASPDAGARARSLALQRAELERCEALAIRRCVMHPGAHLGTPAPRVAPPKRDEPCSPEEREGLERLARSLDELHASTAGFKVLTCLENTAGAGSTLGYDLRHLAMIREIMKTPERVGFCFDTCHATAAGYDMHTDAGAAETVQLLGEVLNLDLGTAPVAGTRTRTRVAKGSREAPRDRLVFHLNDSKGACGSRLDRHEHIGDGVCGKACFRALLATSAFADCPGILETPKEGSFKERPWDVENVRRLRALAPSATTRRGRPIAAGAKKPRSTRTGAGSRR, from the coding sequence GTGAGATTCGGCTCGCACTTGAGCGTGGCTGGCGGCGTGGCGAACGCCGTGCGCGAGGCCGTCGAGCTTGGGCTCGAAAGTGTGCAAGTCTTCACCGCCAATCAGCGGCAGTGGGCACCCAAGCCACCGTCAGAAGCGCAGATTGCGGAGTGGTTCGACGCATTGCGCGAAGCGGGCTGGGGGGATCCCGATGACATCCGCGTCGTGAGTCACAACAGCTACCTGGTGAATCTTGCATCACCTGATGCAGGCGCGCGAGCTCGTTCGCTCGCCCTTCAGCGCGCGGAGCTCGAGCGCTGCGAAGCCCTTGCGATTCGACGGTGCGTCATGCACCCGGGGGCGCACCTCGGGACTCCCGCGCCGCGCGTCGCGCCACCGAAGCGCGACGAGCCTTGTTCACCAGAGGAGCGCGAGGGCCTCGAGCGGCTGGCTCGATCTCTTGACGAGCTGCACGCATCCACCGCGGGGTTCAAGGTCCTGACCTGTCTTGAGAACACGGCGGGCGCCGGCAGCACGCTCGGCTATGACCTGCGGCACCTCGCCATGATCCGGGAGATAATGAAGACTCCGGAGCGCGTGGGCTTCTGCTTCGACACCTGTCATGCCACCGCCGCCGGATACGACATGCACACCGATGCTGGCGCGGCCGAGACCGTTCAGTTGCTTGGGGAAGTCCTGAACCTCGACCTGGGCACGGCGCCCGTCGCGGGAACCAGAACTCGCACGCGGGTGGCGAAGGGTTCGCGCGAAGCTCCGCGCGATCGCCTCGTCTTCCATCTGAACGACTCAAAGGGCGCGTGTGGATCGCGACTCGATCGTCATGAACACATCGGTGACGGCGTCTGCGGCAAGGCGTGCTTTCGAGCGCTCCTGGCGACCAGCGCCTTCGCCGACTGCCCTGGCATTCTCGAAACCCCGAAGGAAGGCTCCTTCAAGGAGCGCCCTTGGGATGTTGAGAATGTCCGTCGGCTTCGTGCGCTGGCGCCTTCAGCCACCACGAGACGCGGCCGTCCAATCGCGGCAGGTGCGAAGAAGCCGCGATCGACCCGAACCGGCGCAGGGTCGCGTCGCTAG
- the radA gene encoding DNA repair protein RadA, giving the protein MARARVSFLCGSCGAVQPKWVGRCPECGGWDTLERFVEPAVNEIDDAARAGAPGARSPAGPQPLASISTDAAPRLETGVAELDRVLGGGFVPGSTILLGGEPGIGKSTLLLQALLSVARRGHLAHYATSEESAHQVKLRADRLRTDASEEPSENLLLHAESLLDRVLEHARRRPPAVLAIDSIQLVARSGLDAAPGSIVQLRRCCMDLVHFAKQQGCTVIIVGHVTKEGLLSGPKTLEHMVDAVLSFEGDRHHLHRAVRATKNRFGSTQEVGLFEMSGNGLMPVDDSALTAEAALEPRPGAALVVPLAGSRAILAEVQALTATGFLGSAKRKTSGVDAARTSMLIAVLEKHGGLRLADQDVYVACAGGLRVTEPAVDLGIALAIAGSHLRRTLPPRTAVIGEVSLAGEVRPVRQIEARLAAARRRGIDTILVPAANAMSAEGLTLRPIRRISDAIDCLAPASRGAPGTTGRSGRSTSAPLPKI; this is encoded by the coding sequence GTGGCTCGCGCGCGCGTCAGCTTCCTCTGCGGTTCATGCGGCGCGGTGCAGCCGAAGTGGGTGGGCCGCTGTCCCGAGTGCGGAGGTTGGGACACGCTCGAGCGCTTCGTCGAGCCGGCGGTGAACGAGATCGATGATGCCGCTCGCGCTGGAGCGCCGGGCGCGCGCTCGCCCGCCGGGCCGCAACCTCTCGCGTCAATATCCACCGACGCCGCACCGCGTCTTGAAACCGGCGTGGCTGAACTCGATCGCGTGCTCGGCGGCGGATTCGTTCCGGGAAGCACCATTCTGCTCGGTGGCGAGCCAGGCATCGGCAAGAGCACTCTTCTGCTTCAGGCCCTCCTGTCCGTGGCGAGGCGAGGACACCTGGCCCACTACGCCACCAGCGAAGAGAGTGCTCATCAAGTCAAGCTTCGAGCCGATCGGCTTCGCACCGACGCTTCGGAGGAGCCGTCGGAGAACCTGCTTCTTCACGCCGAATCGCTGCTCGATCGAGTCCTTGAGCATGCGCGGCGACGACCACCCGCCGTGCTCGCGATCGACTCCATTCAGCTCGTGGCGCGAAGCGGGCTCGACGCGGCGCCGGGGTCGATCGTGCAGCTCCGGCGCTGCTGCATGGACCTCGTCCACTTCGCCAAGCAGCAGGGTTGCACGGTGATCATCGTGGGCCATGTGACCAAGGAAGGTCTTCTCTCAGGTCCGAAGACGCTCGAACACATGGTCGACGCGGTGCTCTCCTTCGAGGGCGACCGCCATCACCTTCACCGCGCGGTCCGCGCCACCAAGAACCGCTTCGGATCGACGCAGGAGGTCGGCCTCTTCGAGATGTCGGGGAACGGACTCATGCCGGTGGATGACTCCGCGCTCACCGCCGAGGCGGCGCTCGAACCGCGACCCGGTGCCGCGCTGGTCGTGCCGCTGGCCGGTTCACGCGCGATCCTCGCGGAAGTGCAGGCACTGACCGCGACCGGCTTCCTCGGCAGTGCGAAGCGCAAGACGAGCGGCGTGGATGCCGCGCGCACCAGCATGCTGATCGCGGTCCTCGAGAAGCATGGCGGCCTTCGCCTCGCCGACCAGGATGTCTATGTCGCCTGCGCCGGAGGTCTTCGCGTGACGGAGCCTGCGGTTGACCTTGGCATCGCCCTGGCCATCGCCGGGTCGCACCTGCGGCGCACGCTCCCACCTCGCACGGCGGTGATTGGCGAGGTCTCGCTCGCCGGCGAGGTTCGCCCGGTGCGTCAGATCGAGGCCCGCCTCGCCGCAGCCCGACGCCGAGGCATCGACACGATCCTCGTCCCGGCGGCGAACGCGATGAGCGCCGAGGGCCTCACCTTGCGACCAATTCGTCGGATCAGCGATGCCATCGACTGCCTCGCCCCAGCCTCGCGCGGTGCTCCCGGCACGACGGGTCGAAGCGGCCGGTCAACCTCTGCGCCCCTTCCAAAGATCTGA
- a CDS encoding tail fiber domain-containing protein, which produces MRRATDMSRCAGVLGGVVAVAAALVAFTPMLTLERSALGAPSAGTAFTYQGRIDLNGTPFNGVANLKFGLFDAPGPGGNEVAPHLIINGALITNGLLTIDLDFGPGAFNGSPRWLEITVNGQLLQPRTPLLPAPYALFALNGNQGPQGPIGPQGPDGPQGAQGPAGATGPQGPIGPTGPQGPVGATGPQGPVGPTGPQGPQGPIGASPWLLSGTTAYYTQGPVAVGSQSTNGLFTVHGLTWTEALEVGTGVWPPAITRLGGTNDTPVAVSAVVDAPNTAARMLDLVRWTPFTPATGMAGTIGFHLKATNGGMALSGEIGVGWQSAAAFDSVMTFATRSDSGLAERMRLTAGGRLGVGVTNPTDRLQINADSGEDGLRVQVGGVTRFRVHANGGVSVGGNFAGAVPESGMRVSGNVGIGIEPTFQLQLSNNSAAKPTSNTWTISSDARLKHDIHTIEGALDRLLALRGVTYRWNDPLAQGGMDGVYTGLIAQEVEAIFPEWIGEDSRGFKTLTVIGFEGLVVEALRELEQSNTRLSNENEELRGRVAQLERAVEELLRRSEEGRFAPVR; this is translated from the coding sequence ATGCGTCGAGCAACGGACATGAGCCGATGCGCCGGAGTGCTGGGCGGTGTGGTCGCTGTGGCGGCCGCCCTGGTCGCGTTCACCCCAATGCTGACGCTGGAGCGGAGCGCCCTTGGCGCGCCGTCTGCTGGCACGGCTTTCACCTACCAAGGGCGGATCGACTTGAACGGTACTCCATTCAACGGAGTCGCCAACCTCAAGTTCGGACTCTTCGATGCCCCTGGACCGGGGGGGAACGAAGTCGCGCCACACTTGATCATCAACGGTGCGCTCATCACCAACGGCCTGCTCACGATTGACCTCGACTTCGGGCCCGGGGCGTTCAACGGTTCACCGCGATGGCTCGAGATCACGGTGAATGGCCAGCTTCTTCAGCCGCGCACGCCGCTCCTGCCAGCGCCCTACGCGCTCTTCGCGCTCAATGGCAACCAGGGACCGCAGGGGCCGATCGGGCCCCAGGGTCCCGATGGACCACAAGGTGCACAGGGCCCCGCAGGGGCGACCGGACCGCAGGGGCCGATTGGTCCCACGGGCCCACAGGGCCCCGTCGGCGCAACCGGTCCGCAGGGCCCTGTCGGTCCGACCGGGCCACAGGGTCCGCAAGGTCCCATCGGCGCATCGCCATGGCTCCTCTCCGGCACGACGGCGTACTACACGCAGGGCCCGGTCGCGGTTGGATCGCAAAGCACCAACGGTCTCTTCACGGTTCACGGTCTCACTTGGACCGAGGCCCTCGAAGTGGGAACGGGAGTCTGGCCTCCGGCAATCACACGGCTGGGTGGAACCAATGACACTCCGGTGGCGGTCTCCGCCGTTGTCGATGCTCCAAACACCGCGGCGCGAATGCTCGACCTGGTGCGGTGGACGCCGTTCACACCCGCGACGGGAATGGCAGGCACGATCGGGTTCCATCTCAAGGCCACGAACGGGGGCATGGCGCTTAGCGGTGAGATCGGAGTCGGGTGGCAGTCCGCAGCCGCCTTCGACTCAGTGATGACCTTCGCCACGCGCTCCGACTCGGGACTTGCCGAGCGCATGCGTCTGACCGCAGGAGGTCGCCTCGGGGTCGGCGTGACCAATCCCACCGATCGACTCCAGATCAATGCCGACTCCGGCGAGGACGGCTTGCGCGTGCAGGTCGGCGGGGTCACCAGGTTCCGGGTGCATGCCAATGGTGGTGTGTCCGTGGGCGGCAACTTCGCGGGCGCCGTTCCTGAGAGTGGCATGCGCGTCTCAGGCAATGTGGGCATCGGCATCGAGCCGACCTTCCAGCTTCAGCTCTCGAACAACTCTGCGGCGAAGCCCACAAGCAACACCTGGACGATCTCCTCTGATGCCCGTCTCAAACACGACATTCACACCATCGAGGGTGCGCTCGATCGACTGCTCGCGCTGCGCGGCGTGACCTACCGCTGGAACGACCCCCTCGCGCAGGGCGGGATGGATGGTGTCTACACAGGTCTGATCGCGCAGGAGGTCGAGGCGATCTTTCCCGAGTGGATCGGCGAGGATTCGCGCGGCTTCAAGACGCTCACGGTCATCGGCTTCGAGGGTCTTGTGGTCGAGGCACTGCGCGAGCTGGAGCAGAGCAACACCCGTCTCTCCAATGAGAATGAGGAGCTGCGAGGCCGCGTGGCGCAACTGGAGAGGGCCGTCGAAGAACTGCTGCGCCGATCCGAAGAGGGTCGGTTCGCTCCGGTGCGGTAG
- a CDS encoding Gfo/Idh/MocA family oxidoreductase, whose product MKTLRCGVVGVGRMGRHHARICSLTEGCELVGVVDRDPERRAAVTEQYGGAGVDSVEALIALGIDCAIIATPTVHHRAAAEALLAAKVHCLIEKPLAPSVKEARAIADAAAKAGVVLQVGHVVRYDPVMVAIRKVMTHAPRFVEVDRISPMTFRSVDVGVVLDMMIHDIDVLLMLLGREPEEVHASAVSVLGDAEDVCNARLVFPPDEAGRRCVANVTASRLALKTERRIRIISEDAYLSADFAEKKGTLIRKTANSAKIAEVREQLRGGADLSSVNYLELVAVEPLEVGAGEPLRLQFEEFVAAIREGRRPFVDAEDGFAAVRTAERIVAAAKQMGAKMVELGSTP is encoded by the coding sequence ATGAAGACACTTCGTTGCGGTGTTGTCGGCGTCGGCCGAATGGGCCGTCATCATGCGCGGATCTGTTCGCTCACAGAAGGCTGCGAGCTCGTCGGAGTCGTCGATCGAGACCCCGAGCGGCGCGCCGCGGTGACCGAGCAGTATGGGGGCGCCGGAGTCGATTCGGTTGAGGCGCTCATCGCCCTCGGGATCGACTGCGCCATCATCGCCACGCCGACGGTGCACCACCGAGCGGCGGCGGAAGCACTGCTCGCCGCAAAGGTGCACTGCCTCATCGAGAAGCCCCTGGCCCCGAGCGTCAAGGAGGCCCGTGCCATTGCTGATGCCGCCGCCAAGGCGGGCGTGGTGCTCCAGGTGGGTCATGTCGTGCGCTACGACCCGGTCATGGTCGCCATTCGCAAGGTCATGACCCACGCACCGCGCTTCGTCGAAGTCGATCGAATCAGCCCCATGACCTTCCGCAGTGTCGATGTCGGTGTGGTGCTCGACATGATGATTCACGACATCGATGTCCTTCTGATGCTCCTTGGCCGCGAGCCCGAGGAGGTGCACGCGAGCGCGGTGAGCGTGCTTGGTGATGCCGAGGATGTCTGCAACGCCCGGCTCGTCTTCCCGCCCGATGAAGCAGGTCGCCGATGCGTCGCCAATGTGACGGCCAGTCGGCTGGCGCTCAAGACCGAGCGCCGAATTCGGATCATCAGCGAGGACGCCTATCTCTCCGCCGACTTCGCGGAGAAGAAGGGGACGCTCATTCGGAAGACCGCGAACTCCGCAAAGATCGCCGAGGTGCGCGAACAGCTTCGCGGCGGCGCGGATCTCTCCAGCGTCAACTACTTGGAGCTGGTGGCCGTGGAGCCGCTCGAAGTGGGGGCCGGTGAACCGCTGCGTCTCCAGTTCGAGGAGTTCGTCGCCGCCATTCGTGAGGGGCGACGACCCTTCGTCGACGCCGAAGATGGCTTCGCCGCTGTGCGCACGGCCGAGCGGATCGTGGCCGCCGCCAAGCAGATGGGCGCCAAGATGGTGGAACTCGGGAGCACTCCGTGA
- a CDS encoding phosphoribosylformylglycinamidine synthase subunit PurQ — translation MSETGPRALIITAPGINCDLELARAFEAAGAHPESHLLRELMRTPSIIDRFDLIGLPGGFSYGDDIAAGRIMAQLIRRSILPALHEAVKRRVPMICPCNGFQIAVQAGLLPSFEGGSAALPVVALAENLDARFHDRWTRIEVPDETICLWTRGLQFDQETGLLPSAHGEGRFVAPASVLDALECAGQVAMRYAEGENFNGSERRIAGICDPTGLILGLMPHPERYTRWTQHPWWTRLDPGVRQHETPGLAIFRNAVDWVRRGRPSHTSSTKGLAPCR, via the coding sequence ATGAGTGAAACCGGACCCCGCGCGCTGATCATCACCGCACCGGGCATCAACTGCGACCTCGAACTCGCTCGTGCTTTCGAAGCTGCGGGCGCCCACCCGGAATCTCATCTCCTGCGGGAGTTGATGCGCACGCCGTCGATCATCGACCGCTTCGACCTCATCGGTCTACCGGGCGGCTTCAGTTACGGCGACGACATTGCCGCAGGCCGCATCATGGCGCAGCTCATCCGGCGCTCGATCCTGCCGGCGTTGCACGAGGCGGTGAAGCGACGGGTCCCCATGATCTGCCCCTGCAACGGCTTCCAGATCGCGGTTCAGGCTGGCCTGCTGCCTTCGTTTGAAGGCGGCTCGGCGGCCCTTCCGGTGGTCGCCCTCGCGGAGAACCTCGATGCACGCTTTCACGATCGCTGGACGCGCATCGAAGTGCCCGACGAGACCATCTGCCTCTGGACGCGCGGACTTCAGTTCGATCAGGAGACAGGTCTCCTTCCGAGCGCACATGGCGAAGGCCGCTTCGTCGCGCCAGCTTCCGTGCTCGATGCATTGGAATGCGCGGGGCAGGTCGCGATGCGCTACGCCGAGGGAGAGAACTTCAACGGCTCCGAGCGCCGCATCGCCGGCATCTGCGATCCCACCGGGCTCATCCTCGGTCTCATGCCGCACCCTGAGCGCTACACGCGCTGGACGCAACATCCTTGGTGGACGCGTCTGGACCCGGGAGTGCGCCAACACGAAACACCGGGTCTTGCCATCTTCCGCAACGCCGTCGATTGGGTGAGGCGCGGCCGTCCGAGCCACACTTCCTCCACCAAGGGTCTTGCACCGTGCCGGTGA
- a CDS encoding tetratricopeptide repeat protein produces the protein MPEPAPAPEPEPAPAPAPEPAPAPEPQPQPAREPTPEPGPEPATAPEPAPTPAPAPAPAPAPEPEPQPAREPTPPPAPAPSAAPSSAPGEPGEAPQLSPLEEKINRATESRRAGDYREAIRIFEEILRDNPNLPAGYIGIGETLLAQGDPAAAERAFRQALAVSPDNFDAQLGLGRSLHRQNKLLDAINAYHKALVIDQDSAVTNMAMALAYLQLDNAPGAIPFAERAVRLDPRSGPARVNLGVAYERLDRMNDAITQYEKALELIEPTPQILRNLLNAYASAQRYQEAANTADALVRLDPSSDNFERLGWAHFKLGDFEKSSSFYRKSTEIDPSNWVSINGLAVNAINRWLLSGRQDRAAAAEASSYFRRSLQLNPDQPKVVRLVTSYGL, from the coding sequence ATGCCCGAACCGGCTCCAGCGCCGGAACCAGAACCTGCACCAGCGCCCGCGCCCGAACCCGCGCCAGCACCTGAGCCGCAACCACAGCCCGCGCGCGAGCCGACGCCAGAGCCAGGACCGGAACCTGCGACAGCTCCCGAGCCAGCGCCAACACCAGCGCCAGCCCCTGCCCCCGCGCCAGCACCTGAGCCGGAACCGCAGCCCGCGCGCGAGCCGACGCCGCCGCCCGCACCCGCTCCATCAGCAGCGCCATCATCTGCGCCCGGCGAGCCCGGAGAAGCGCCCCAGCTCTCGCCCCTCGAGGAGAAGATCAATCGCGCCACCGAGTCGCGCCGCGCGGGCGACTATCGCGAAGCAATCCGCATCTTCGAAGAGATCCTCCGCGACAACCCCAATCTGCCCGCGGGATACATCGGAATCGGCGAGACACTCCTCGCGCAGGGAGATCCTGCGGCTGCCGAGCGTGCCTTCCGTCAGGCTCTGGCGGTTTCTCCCGACAACTTTGACGCTCAACTCGGCCTCGGCCGCTCGCTGCACCGGCAGAACAAGCTGCTCGATGCGATCAACGCCTATCACAAGGCTCTGGTGATCGATCAGGACTCTGCCGTCACCAACATGGCGATGGCGCTTGCGTATCTCCAGCTCGACAATGCTCCCGGAGCAATTCCCTTCGCGGAGCGCGCGGTCCGGCTCGATCCTCGCAGCGGCCCGGCGCGCGTCAATCTCGGCGTGGCGTATGAGCGCCTCGATCGCATGAACGACGCGATCACGCAGTACGAGAAGGCGCTCGAACTCATCGAGCCGACCCCGCAGATCCTGCGCAATCTGCTGAATGCGTATGCCTCGGCGCAGCGCTATCAGGAGGCGGCCAACACCGCCGACGCCCTGGTGCGCCTCGATCCATCGAGCGACAACTTCGAGCGTCTCGGGTGGGCCCACTTCAAGCTCGGCGACTTTGAGAAGAGTTCGAGCTTCTATCGCAAGTCGACGGAGATTGACCCATCCAACTGGGTGAGCATCAACGGTCTGGCGGTGAACGCGATCAACCGTTGGCTCCTCTCCGGCCGACAGGATCGAGCCGCCGCCGCCGAGGCCTCGAGCTACTTCCGGCGAAGCCTTCAACTCAATCCCGACCAGCCGAAGGTGGTCCGGCTGGTCACCAGCTACGGCCTGTGA